In a genomic window of Chaetodon auriga isolate fChaAug3 chromosome 1, fChaAug3.hap1, whole genome shotgun sequence:
- the LOC143320992 gene encoding interleukin-18 receptor 1-like isoform X2, translating to MWLRTHVLSKLSHLPCSCCFIKAQQRGVSPQRPGEVNVKAGEIVALRCPHYRGYDHSDAKLIWTRHTTQGLINISSVEQSQMGVLLLERCLVILNASVNHQGNYSCSLGNASEQFRLTVYTTQRDTYPQTCHVQLSCTMNCPDVNTPAVNTYITSNGIIWHKEGESLPKDDYFSSVKENDQGVYTCTRSYLYDGQIYNKTFIVKLDVRQKTPEKSAAIISPHMNDVFPVDLGSTVVIDCKAVLSSDFDEVFWLSGDSFVERNSSLPVFYNYTHENDSDEIKMTASLVFKKVSEDDLSKKYTCKLDSDNVPSSSVTITLAQKPCRSYVSLALGIVCVVVVMVFTVVIYVKFKISITLFLRDTLGCHSRTSDGKSYDAFLMCYKSDTDAGLDEEDRKRLKSVLEERFGYSLCLYDRDVLPGKAVAEAVLDCIEQSRTVLLVPTSPDPDPGSGLLSVIHAALVERQTRLVFIKTETTEASRSGSLPEALQLLSEAADCVTWKGTRSMQRSSSFWKQLRYHLPAPQHAPKTSLLHTV from the exons ATGTGGTTAAGAACCCATGTGCTCTCAAAACTTTCGCATCTACCATGCTCATGCTGTTTCATAAAGGCCCAGCAAAGAG GTGTATCCCCCCAGAGACCCGGAGAGGTAAATGTCAAGGCAGGTGAGATAGTGGCGCTGCGGTGCCCTCATTACAGAGGGTATGATCACAGTGATGCCAAACTGATCTGGACCAGACACACCACCCAGGGTTTGATCAACATATCATCGGTGGAGCAGAGCCAGATGGGCGTGCTGCTTCTTGAGAGATGTCTTGTGATTCTCAATGCTTCTGTAAACCATCAGGGGAATTACTCATGCTCTCTGGG GAATGCCAGCGAACAGTTCAGGCTGACGGTGTACACGACACAGCGGGACACATACCCTCAGACATGTCACGTGCAACTGTCATGCACAATGAATTGCCCTGATGTAAATACACCTGCTGTAAATACCTATATTACCAGCAACGGCATTATATGGCACAAG GAGGGTGAGTCATTGCCAAAAGATGATTACTTCTCAAGTGTGAAGGAGAATGACCAGGGTGTCTACACCTGTACCAGATCTTACCTGTATGACGGTCAAATATATAACAAGACCTTCATAGTGAAGCTTGATGTCCGACAAAAGA CACCGGAGAAATCTGCAGCGATCATTTCACCGCACATGAATGATGTGTTTCCCGTAGATTTGG GCTCTACGGTGGTGATTGACTGTAAAGCTGTTCTGTCCTCAGACTTTGATGAGGTGTTCTGGTTAAGTGGAGACTCATTTgtggagagaaacagcagcttaCCAGTTTTCTACAATTATACACA tGAAAATGATAGTGATGAGATAAAGATGACAGCGTCTTTAGTCTTCAAAAAGGTGTCAGAAGATGATCTATCAAAAAAATACACCTGTAAACTGGACAGCGACAACGTACCCTCAAGCTCTGTCACCATCACCTTGGCCCAGAAGC CTTGCCGGTCTTATGTCTCCCTGGCTCTTGGCATTGTCTGCGTTGTGGTGGTGATGGTTTTCACAGTAGTTATCTATGTGAAGTTCAAAATTAGCATAACTCTTTTCCTGCGAGACACTCTCGGCTGCCATAGCCGCACCTCAg ATGGAAAGAGCTACGATGCCTTTTTGATGTGTTACAAGAGCGACACAGACGCAGGACTAGatgaagaggacagaaaaaggcTGAAGAGTGTTTTGGAGGAGAGATTTGGTTACAGTCTCTGTCTTTATGATCGTGACGTCCTGCCAGGGAAAG CTGTAGCAGAGGCGGTGTTAGACTGTATAGAGCAGAGCCGGACTGTGCTTTTGGTTCCCACCTCTCCGGATCCTGATCCAGGATCTGGCCTGCTGAGTGTCATCCATGCAGCCCTGGTGGAGCGGCAGACTCGCTTGGTTTTCATCAAAACTGAGACAACAGAAGCCTCCAGATCAGGGTCATTACCAGAGGCCTTACAGCTTCTTAGCGAGGCTGCAGACTGTGTCACCTGGAAAGGCACACGCTCCATGCagcgctcctcctccttctggaAGCAGCTTCGCTATCACCTCCCTGCTCCCCAACATGCACCAAAAACAAGTCTTTTACATACAGTCTAG
- the LOC143320992 gene encoding X-linked interleukin-1 receptor accessory protein-like 2 isoform X1, translating into MWLRTHVLSKLSHLPCSCCFIKAQQRGVSPQRPGEVNVKAGEIVALRCPHYRGYDHSDAKLIWTRHTTQGLINISSVEQSQMGVLLLERCLVILNASVNHQGNYSCSLGNASEQFRLTVYTTQRDTYPQTCHVQLSCTMNCPDVNTPAVNTYITSNGIIWHKEGESLPKDDYFSSVKENDQGVYTCTRSYLYDGQIYNKTFIVKLDVRQKTAPEKSAAIISPHMNDVFPVDLGSTVVIDCKAVLSSDFDEVFWLSGDSFVERNSSLPVFYNYTHENDSDEIKMTASLVFKKVSEDDLSKKYTCKLDSDNVPSSSVTITLAQKPCRSYVSLALGIVCVVVVMVFTVVIYVKFKISITLFLRDTLGCHSRTSDGKSYDAFLMCYKSDTDAGLDEEDRKRLKSVLEERFGYSLCLYDRDVLPGKAVAEAVLDCIEQSRTVLLVPTSPDPDPGSGLLSVIHAALVERQTRLVFIKTETTEASRSGSLPEALQLLSEAADCVTWKGTRSMQRSSSFWKQLRYHLPAPQHAPKTSLLHTV; encoded by the exons ATGTGGTTAAGAACCCATGTGCTCTCAAAACTTTCGCATCTACCATGCTCATGCTGTTTCATAAAGGCCCAGCAAAGAG GTGTATCCCCCCAGAGACCCGGAGAGGTAAATGTCAAGGCAGGTGAGATAGTGGCGCTGCGGTGCCCTCATTACAGAGGGTATGATCACAGTGATGCCAAACTGATCTGGACCAGACACACCACCCAGGGTTTGATCAACATATCATCGGTGGAGCAGAGCCAGATGGGCGTGCTGCTTCTTGAGAGATGTCTTGTGATTCTCAATGCTTCTGTAAACCATCAGGGGAATTACTCATGCTCTCTGGG GAATGCCAGCGAACAGTTCAGGCTGACGGTGTACACGACACAGCGGGACACATACCCTCAGACATGTCACGTGCAACTGTCATGCACAATGAATTGCCCTGATGTAAATACACCTGCTGTAAATACCTATATTACCAGCAACGGCATTATATGGCACAAG GAGGGTGAGTCATTGCCAAAAGATGATTACTTCTCAAGTGTGAAGGAGAATGACCAGGGTGTCTACACCTGTACCAGATCTTACCTGTATGACGGTCAAATATATAACAAGACCTTCATAGTGAAGCTTGATGTCCGACAAAAGA CAGCACCGGAGAAATCTGCAGCGATCATTTCACCGCACATGAATGATGTGTTTCCCGTAGATTTGG GCTCTACGGTGGTGATTGACTGTAAAGCTGTTCTGTCCTCAGACTTTGATGAGGTGTTCTGGTTAAGTGGAGACTCATTTgtggagagaaacagcagcttaCCAGTTTTCTACAATTATACACA tGAAAATGATAGTGATGAGATAAAGATGACAGCGTCTTTAGTCTTCAAAAAGGTGTCAGAAGATGATCTATCAAAAAAATACACCTGTAAACTGGACAGCGACAACGTACCCTCAAGCTCTGTCACCATCACCTTGGCCCAGAAGC CTTGCCGGTCTTATGTCTCCCTGGCTCTTGGCATTGTCTGCGTTGTGGTGGTGATGGTTTTCACAGTAGTTATCTATGTGAAGTTCAAAATTAGCATAACTCTTTTCCTGCGAGACACTCTCGGCTGCCATAGCCGCACCTCAg ATGGAAAGAGCTACGATGCCTTTTTGATGTGTTACAAGAGCGACACAGACGCAGGACTAGatgaagaggacagaaaaaggcTGAAGAGTGTTTTGGAGGAGAGATTTGGTTACAGTCTCTGTCTTTATGATCGTGACGTCCTGCCAGGGAAAG CTGTAGCAGAGGCGGTGTTAGACTGTATAGAGCAGAGCCGGACTGTGCTTTTGGTTCCCACCTCTCCGGATCCTGATCCAGGATCTGGCCTGCTGAGTGTCATCCATGCAGCCCTGGTGGAGCGGCAGACTCGCTTGGTTTTCATCAAAACTGAGACAACAGAAGCCTCCAGATCAGGGTCATTACCAGAGGCCTTACAGCTTCTTAGCGAGGCTGCAGACTGTGTCACCTGGAAAGGCACACGCTCCATGCagcgctcctcctccttctggaAGCAGCTTCGCTATCACCTCCCTGCTCCCCAACATGCACCAAAAACAAGTCTTTTACATACAGTCTAG
- the LOC143321033 gene encoding interleukin-18 receptor 1-like: protein MTVNIFQALLLLLLTLQTSLCLRRPREIYVKAGELVALQCPHYRGYNHRDAKLIWTSHTSLEMDLSNTTSPVEQSQMGMLRQGRSLVILSVTVNHQGNYSCSLGNASRQFRFRLTVYKTQTREYEERSTYSAICYAQESYTLNCPDVDTPAANTYITSNGITWHKEGEPLPKDDYFSSVKENDQGVYTCTRSYLYDGQIYNKTFIVKLDVRQKKKVVTSAAIISPHMNDVFHVDLGSTVVIDCKAVLSSDFDEVFWLSGDSFVERNSSLPVFYNYTHEYDSDEIKMTASLVFKKVSEEDLSKKYTCKLDSDNVPSSSVTITLAQKVAVYVKLKMDITLLLRDTLTCYCGTSDGKSYDAFLMCYKSDTDAGLKREDRKWLESVLEERHGYSLCLYDRDVLPEKAVAEAVLDCIEQSRTVLLVPTSPDPGPGSGLLNDFHAALVERQTRLIFIKTETTEASRSGSLPEALQLLGKAADCVTWKGTRSMLRSSSFRKQLRYLLRAPRQAPKISLLPQTAT, encoded by the exons ATGACGGTGAACATATTTCAGGctcttctgcttctcctcctgacATTACAGACAA GTCTGTGTCTTCGGAGACCCAGAGAGATATATGTCAAGGCAGGTGAGCTGGTGGCGCTGCAGTGCCCTCATTACAGAGGGTATAATCACCGTGATGCCAAGCTGATCTGGACCAGTCACACCTCCCTGGAGATGGACCTGAGCAACACCACGTCACCTGTGGAGCAGAGTCAGATGGGCATGTTGCGTCAAGGGAGAAGCCTTGTGATTCTCAGTGTTACTGTGAACCATCAGGGAAATTACTCATGCTCTCTGGG GAATGCCAGCAGACAGTTCAGGTTCAGGCTGACGGTGTACAAGACACAGACCAGAGAGTATGAAGAGAGGAGCACATACTCTGCGATATGTTATGCACAAGAGTCCTACACGCTGAACTGCCCTGATGTAGATACACCTGCTGCAAATACCTATATTACCAGCAACGGCATTACATGGCACAAG GAGGGTGAGCCACTACCAAAAGATGATTACTTCTCAAGTGTGAAGGAGAATGACCAGGGTGTCTACACCTGTACCAGATCTTACCTGTATGACGGTCAAATATATAACAAGACCTTCATAGTGAAGCTTGATGTCCGACAAAAGA AAAAAGTAGTGACATCTGCAGCGATCATTTCACCGCACATGAATGATGTGTTCCACGTAGATTTGG GCTCTACGGTGGTGATTGACTGTAAAGCTGTTCTGTCCTCAGACTTTGATGAGGTGTTCTGGTTAAGTGGAGACTCATTTgtggagagaaacagcagcttaCCAGTTTTCTACAATTATACACA tGAATATGATAGTGACGAGATAAAGATGACAGCCTCTTTAGTCTTCAAAAAGGTGTCAGAAGAGGATCTCTCAAAAAAATACACCTGTAAACTGGACAGCGACAACGTACCCTCAAGCTCTGTCACCATCACCTTGGCCCAAAAAG TAGCTGTTTATGTGAAGCTGAAAATGGACATCACCCTTCTCCTCCGAGACACTCTTACATGTTATTGTGGCACCTCAG ATGGAAAGAGCTACGATGCCTTTTTGATGTGCTACAAGAGCGACACAGACGCAGGACtaaagagagaggacagaaaatggCTGGAGAGTGTTTTGGAAGAGAGACATGGGTACAGTCTCTGTCTTTATGATCGTGACGTCCTGCCAGAGAAAG CTGTAGCAGAGGCGGTGTTAGACTGTATAGAGCAGAGCCGGACTGTGCTTTTGGTTCCCACCTCTCCGGATCCTGGTCCAGGATCTGGCCTGCTGAACGACTTCCATGCAGCCCTGGTGGAGCGGCAGACTCGCTTGATTTTCATCAAAACTGAGACAACAGAAGCCTCCAGATCAGGGTCATTACCAGAGGCCTTACAGCTTCTTGGCAAGGCTGCAGACTGTGTCACCTGGAAAGGCACACGCTCCATGCtgcgctcctcctccttccGGAAGCAGCTACGCTATCTCCTCCGTGCTCCACGGCAGGCACCAAAAATAAGTCTTTTACCTCAGACAGCTACATAG
- the LOC143320992 gene encoding X-linked interleukin-1 receptor accessory protein-like 2 isoform X4 — MMMKLPLVPLFFLLSSLSGVSPQRPGEVNVKAGEIVALRCPHYRGYDHSDAKLIWTRHTTQGLINISSVEQSQMGVLLLERCLVILNASVNHQGNYSCSLGNASEQFRLTVYTTQRDTYPQTCHVQLSCTMNCPDVNTPAVNTYITSNGIIWHKEGESLPKDDYFSSVKENDQGVYTCTRSYLYDGQIYNKTFIVKLDVRQKTAPEKSAAIISPHMNDVFPVDLGSTVVIDCKAVLSSDFDEVFWLSGDSFVERNSSLPVFYNYTHENDSDEIKMTASLVFKKVSEDDLSKKYTCKLDSDNVPSSSVTITLAQKPCRSYVSLALGIVCVVVVMVFTVVIYVKFKISITLFLRDTLGCHSRTSDGKSYDAFLMCYKSDTDAGLDEEDRKRLKSVLEERFGYSLCLYDRDVLPGKAVAEAVLDCIEQSRTVLLVPTSPDPDPGSGLLSVIHAALVERQTRLVFIKTETTEASRSGSLPEALQLLSEAADCVTWKGTRSMQRSSSFWKQLRYHLPAPQHAPKTSLLHTV; from the exons atgatgatgaaactaCCTCTggtccctctttttttcctcctttcgTCGTTATCAG GTGTATCCCCCCAGAGACCCGGAGAGGTAAATGTCAAGGCAGGTGAGATAGTGGCGCTGCGGTGCCCTCATTACAGAGGGTATGATCACAGTGATGCCAAACTGATCTGGACCAGACACACCACCCAGGGTTTGATCAACATATCATCGGTGGAGCAGAGCCAGATGGGCGTGCTGCTTCTTGAGAGATGTCTTGTGATTCTCAATGCTTCTGTAAACCATCAGGGGAATTACTCATGCTCTCTGGG GAATGCCAGCGAACAGTTCAGGCTGACGGTGTACACGACACAGCGGGACACATACCCTCAGACATGTCACGTGCAACTGTCATGCACAATGAATTGCCCTGATGTAAATACACCTGCTGTAAATACCTATATTACCAGCAACGGCATTATATGGCACAAG GAGGGTGAGTCATTGCCAAAAGATGATTACTTCTCAAGTGTGAAGGAGAATGACCAGGGTGTCTACACCTGTACCAGATCTTACCTGTATGACGGTCAAATATATAACAAGACCTTCATAGTGAAGCTTGATGTCCGACAAAAGA CAGCACCGGAGAAATCTGCAGCGATCATTTCACCGCACATGAATGATGTGTTTCCCGTAGATTTGG GCTCTACGGTGGTGATTGACTGTAAAGCTGTTCTGTCCTCAGACTTTGATGAGGTGTTCTGGTTAAGTGGAGACTCATTTgtggagagaaacagcagcttaCCAGTTTTCTACAATTATACACA tGAAAATGATAGTGATGAGATAAAGATGACAGCGTCTTTAGTCTTCAAAAAGGTGTCAGAAGATGATCTATCAAAAAAATACACCTGTAAACTGGACAGCGACAACGTACCCTCAAGCTCTGTCACCATCACCTTGGCCCAGAAGC CTTGCCGGTCTTATGTCTCCCTGGCTCTTGGCATTGTCTGCGTTGTGGTGGTGATGGTTTTCACAGTAGTTATCTATGTGAAGTTCAAAATTAGCATAACTCTTTTCCTGCGAGACACTCTCGGCTGCCATAGCCGCACCTCAg ATGGAAAGAGCTACGATGCCTTTTTGATGTGTTACAAGAGCGACACAGACGCAGGACTAGatgaagaggacagaaaaaggcTGAAGAGTGTTTTGGAGGAGAGATTTGGTTACAGTCTCTGTCTTTATGATCGTGACGTCCTGCCAGGGAAAG CTGTAGCAGAGGCGGTGTTAGACTGTATAGAGCAGAGCCGGACTGTGCTTTTGGTTCCCACCTCTCCGGATCCTGATCCAGGATCTGGCCTGCTGAGTGTCATCCATGCAGCCCTGGTGGAGCGGCAGACTCGCTTGGTTTTCATCAAAACTGAGACAACAGAAGCCTCCAGATCAGGGTCATTACCAGAGGCCTTACAGCTTCTTAGCGAGGCTGCAGACTGTGTCACCTGGAAAGGCACACGCTCCATGCagcgctcctcctccttctggaAGCAGCTTCGCTATCACCTCCCTGCTCCCCAACATGCACCAAAAACAAGTCTTTTACATACAGTCTAG
- the LOC143320992 gene encoding interleukin-18 receptor 1-like isoform X3, with the protein MLMLFHKGPAKRCIPPETRRGKCQGRNASEQFRLTVYTTQRDTYPQTCHVQLSCTMNCPDVNTPAVNTYITSNGIIWHKEGESLPKDDYFSSVKENDQGVYTCTRSYLYDGQIYNKTFIVKLDVRQKTAPEKSAAIISPHMNDVFPVDLGSTVVIDCKAVLSSDFDEVFWLSGDSFVERNSSLPVFYNYTHENDSDEIKMTASLVFKKVSEDDLSKKYTCKLDSDNVPSSSVTITLAQKPCRSYVSLALGIVCVVVVMVFTVVIYVKFKISITLFLRDTLGCHSRTSDGKSYDAFLMCYKSDTDAGLDEEDRKRLKSVLEERFGYSLCLYDRDVLPGKAVAEAVLDCIEQSRTVLLVPTSPDPDPGSGLLSVIHAALVERQTRLVFIKTETTEASRSGSLPEALQLLSEAADCVTWKGTRSMQRSSSFWKQLRYHLPAPQHAPKTSLLHTV; encoded by the exons ATGCTCATGCTGTTTCATAAAGGCCCAGCAAAGAG GTGTATCCCCCCAGAGACCCGGAGAGGTAAATGTCAAGGCAG GAATGCCAGCGAACAGTTCAGGCTGACGGTGTACACGACACAGCGGGACACATACCCTCAGACATGTCACGTGCAACTGTCATGCACAATGAATTGCCCTGATGTAAATACACCTGCTGTAAATACCTATATTACCAGCAACGGCATTATATGGCACAAG GAGGGTGAGTCATTGCCAAAAGATGATTACTTCTCAAGTGTGAAGGAGAATGACCAGGGTGTCTACACCTGTACCAGATCTTACCTGTATGACGGTCAAATATATAACAAGACCTTCATAGTGAAGCTTGATGTCCGACAAAAGA CAGCACCGGAGAAATCTGCAGCGATCATTTCACCGCACATGAATGATGTGTTTCCCGTAGATTTGG GCTCTACGGTGGTGATTGACTGTAAAGCTGTTCTGTCCTCAGACTTTGATGAGGTGTTCTGGTTAAGTGGAGACTCATTTgtggagagaaacagcagcttaCCAGTTTTCTACAATTATACACA tGAAAATGATAGTGATGAGATAAAGATGACAGCGTCTTTAGTCTTCAAAAAGGTGTCAGAAGATGATCTATCAAAAAAATACACCTGTAAACTGGACAGCGACAACGTACCCTCAAGCTCTGTCACCATCACCTTGGCCCAGAAGC CTTGCCGGTCTTATGTCTCCCTGGCTCTTGGCATTGTCTGCGTTGTGGTGGTGATGGTTTTCACAGTAGTTATCTATGTGAAGTTCAAAATTAGCATAACTCTTTTCCTGCGAGACACTCTCGGCTGCCATAGCCGCACCTCAg ATGGAAAGAGCTACGATGCCTTTTTGATGTGTTACAAGAGCGACACAGACGCAGGACTAGatgaagaggacagaaaaaggcTGAAGAGTGTTTTGGAGGAGAGATTTGGTTACAGTCTCTGTCTTTATGATCGTGACGTCCTGCCAGGGAAAG CTGTAGCAGAGGCGGTGTTAGACTGTATAGAGCAGAGCCGGACTGTGCTTTTGGTTCCCACCTCTCCGGATCCTGATCCAGGATCTGGCCTGCTGAGTGTCATCCATGCAGCCCTGGTGGAGCGGCAGACTCGCTTGGTTTTCATCAAAACTGAGACAACAGAAGCCTCCAGATCAGGGTCATTACCAGAGGCCTTACAGCTTCTTAGCGAGGCTGCAGACTGTGTCACCTGGAAAGGCACACGCTCCATGCagcgctcctcctccttctggaAGCAGCTTCGCTATCACCTCCCTGCTCCCCAACATGCACCAAAAACAAGTCTTTTACATACAGTCTAG